The Leptospira stimsonii nucleotide sequence ACTACGTGCTGGACGCGACCGCAACGATTAAAACTCTAATGGGTTCCTACTTTTACGGTACGATAGGAAGTGTTTCTAACTAAGACGCTTTCGATTTTTTTCGTTTTCTTGACGACCTTCTTTACGATCGGTTGTCAAGGAAGCGTTACGATCGAATCTTCCGACCCGAACCTCGCCGTATTTAAGGATAAGGTTTACTATAAACTTAAACCATTCAACGGTTTTATCCGAACAACCTTTCCAGCATTGGATGAAATTCAAATAACTGAATTCAAAGACGGGCTGGAAGACGGAGAATATATCTCACGAAACGAAAGTGGAATTGTTTTGGAAAAAAGGACTTTCAAAGAAGGCCTCAAGGTGGGAGTTCACCGCGCATGGTATCCGAACGGAAACAATCGTTTTTACGCGGAATTCAGTTCCGGTAAATATATCAACGACCACTGGGAATGGTATGACAACGGTAAACCTTCCCTCTACGAGAAGTTCGACGAAAACGGAAAATTGATCGTTGTGAAAAAGTGGAATCGGAACGGACAAATCTATATGAATACCGTGATTGCGTCCGACGGAAGTTCCGTGGGATTACCGGGAAGTAAAATCTGCGAGCCGATCAAAAAAACGGACTAAGAAAAGAATATGATAAAAGTTTTATATAGTGTCTTGCTCCTTCTCTTTGTGATCGCCTGCGACGAAAAGAAGGAAACTTTTTATCCGGAGTTAACCCATTCTTCTTCGCCAAAAAAAGGAATTCTTCCTTATTTTAAGGGCGATGTGATGGATCCGTTTTGGCCGGCCGAGGACGGAGTCATGCCCTCCGATCTAAAAAAAATTCCGGAGTTTTCCCTCGTCTCCCAGGAGAATCAAGAATTTAATCTCAAGAATCTCAGAGAAAAATATACGTTAGTCGTATTCTTCTACGCAAAATGTAGAGGGATTTGCCCGATGATCACTCGGAATATGCTGACTTTTATTCCTAAGATTCAGGATCAAAAGGATGTTCAGGTCGTTTCCATTTCGGTAAATCCGGAAATCGACACGGTGGAAGTTCTGAAAAAATTCAGATCCCTTTACAAGATTTCACAAAGCCAATGGACCTTTCTTACCGGTTCTAAAAAGACGATTTTTAATCTTGCGAGAAATCAATTCGGAGCGGATATAAAAGTCATTCAAGGAAAAGACGATCTCAACGATTTCGTTCATACCGAAAACGTCTATCTGATCGATCGGAAGAATTATCTTCGCGGTGTGTATCGCGCGAAAGGAACCGGAGATTTGGAGAGGCTCCTGATCGAATTGAATACCCTGAAAGAAGAAGATAAGAAGAATTCCTCCCTCGTGATTTCGAATCCATAAAAGAAAACGTTCGTCTTGCAAGTGCAAACGAAAATTCGAAATCCCTCTTACGCGGAATTTCTATTTCGATCCCTTCACGCGTTCAAAAGAAAGCGCCAACGATGGAGA carries:
- a CDS encoding toxin-antitoxin system YwqK family antitoxin codes for the protein MFLTKTLSIFFVFLTTFFTIGCQGSVTIESSDPNLAVFKDKVYYKLKPFNGFIRTTFPALDEIQITEFKDGLEDGEYISRNESGIVLEKRTFKEGLKVGVHRAWYPNGNNRFYAEFSSGKYINDHWEWYDNGKPSLYEKFDENGKLIVVKKWNRNGQIYMNTVIASDGSSVGLPGSKICEPIKKTD
- a CDS encoding SCO family protein, which gives rise to MIKVLYSVLLLLFVIACDEKKETFYPELTHSSSPKKGILPYFKGDVMDPFWPAEDGVMPSDLKKIPEFSLVSQENQEFNLKNLREKYTLVVFFYAKCRGICPMITRNMLTFIPKIQDQKDVQVVSISVNPEIDTVEVLKKFRSLYKISQSQWTFLTGSKKTIFNLARNQFGADIKVIQGKDDLNDFVHTENVYLIDRKNYLRGVYRAKGTGDLERLLIELNTLKEEDKKNSSLVISNP